A genomic segment from Aegilops tauschii subsp. strangulata cultivar AL8/78 chromosome 1, Aet v6.0, whole genome shotgun sequence encodes:
- the LOC109764972 gene encoding ubiquitin carboxyl-terminal hydrolase 9, whose protein sequence is MTIPSAEGFLPAASCLPCTAEEERAAVDALTREADANVKDGDLRYLISQSWWTNWQSYVGLLSYGENDTDIPLQPASRPGEIDNRKLVLEETSSGSEDTELQRTLREGEDYTLVPQDVWRKLYDWYKGGPEISRKVICEDPTSRRYIVDVYPLHLTLIDERDNSARTIKLSRKAKVSELYRLVCSLLSVEQSKVHIWDHYQKLKNKKLTNRNETLEEAQLLMDQEILLEVSADDIWSSDHRTRSTSNELALLPLEPTTSSFSIAGGPNFSNGYSSGIGSSLSQDNSLNPLVRDTEDGYSIFSNGTKDDIHGLTGLHNLGNTCFMNSAIQSLVHTPPLVEYFLKEYTQEINTENPLGLQGELAVAFAELLRKLWTAGRTSVPPRAFKSKLSRFAPQFSGYNQHDSQELLAFLLDGLHEDLNRVKKKPYIEAKDADDRPDEEFAEECWNYHKARNDSIIVDKFQGQYKSTLVCPECNKISVTFDPFMYLSLPLPSTVTRMMTVTVFSGTGDSLPMPYTVTVPKNGVCRDLCKALSDACCLKESETLLLGEVYDYRIYRYFSPLELLHIIKDGDQLVAYKLPAGHEKLLRIEILHRNVDRFTPEPQFNARKLIGSPLVTCIPNDSTRKADIYAAVSAVLAPFVRAKVHAPGESLLNGSRPSLDGIVLKDNGASCEKGLSTSNVDEATSDAEFLPFKLYLSDDKGHIRNPVEEDSDHVFGLPMRLLMGWSDKEHEIYNLKYMDDLPDVFKPGFMSKKTRQEAVNLFSCLDAFLKDEPLGPDDMWYCPCCKEHRQASKKLDLWRLPEILVVHLKRFSYSRYMKNKLDTFVNFPIHDLDMTKYAKHTSGGDQPHIYELYAVINHYGGLGGGHYSAYAKLIEEDSWYHFDDSHVSTVNEEETRTSAAYLLFYRRVDGNSCAMADVVPVDTHMVDSLEA, encoded by the exons ATGACGATACCTAGTGCCGAGGGATTCCTCCCGGCGGCGAGCTGCCTGCCGTGCACGGCGGAGGAGGAAAGGGCGGCCGTCGACGCACTCACGCGGGAGGCCGACGCGAATGTCAAAGACGGCGATCTCCGCTATCTCATCTCACAAAG CTGGTGGACCAACTGGCAATCTTATGTGGGCTTACTCAGTTATGGGGAGAATGACACTGACATTCCTCTTCAACCTGCAAGTAGACCTGGAGAGATTGATAACAGAAAGCTTGTTTTGGAGGAAACTAGCAGTGGCAGTGAAGATACAGAGCTCCAAAGAACCTTAAGAGAAGGGGAGGACTACACTTTGGTGCCACAAGATGTCTGGAGAAAACTATATGACTG GTATAAAGGTGGACCAGAGATATCTAGGAAAGTGATATGTGAGGATCCAACTTCCAGGAGATACATAGTCGATGTCTATCCCCTTCATTTGACACTAATTGATGAAAGAGACAACTCTGCACGGACCATCAAACTAAGTAGGAAG GCCAAAGTTAGTGAGCTTTATAGATTGGTTTGCTCACTTTTGTCTGTGGAGCAGTCCAAG GTTCACATCTGGGATCATTACCAAAAGTTGAAGAACAAAAAGTTGACCAATCGCAATGAGACACTTGAGGAAGCTCAACTTCTGATGGATCAAGAG ATTCTCTTGGAGGTTAGTGCAGATGATATCTGGTCTTCCGATCATCGTACAAGATCTACCAGCAATGAATTAGCATTACTTCCACTGGAACCCACCACGTCATCATTCTCAATTGCTGGAGGCCCTAACTTTTCAAATGGCTATTCATCTGGAATTGGTTCCAGTCTTTCACAAGATAATAGCCTTAATCCTTTAGTAAGGGACACAGAAGATGGGTATAGTATTTTCAGCAATGGAACGAAAGATGACATCCATGGATTGACTGGGTTACATAACCTGGGTAATACATGCTTCATGAATAGCGCCATACAGTCCTTGGTCCATACGCCTCCACTGGTGGAGTATTTTTTGAAGGAGTACACTCAGGAGATAAACACGGAAAATCCGCTTGGGCTGCAG GGTGAACTTGCAGTAGCATTTGCTGAACTACTGAGAAAACTTTGGACCGCTGGTCGCACTTCTGTACCTCCACGTGCATTTAAGTCAAAACTTTCTCGTTTTGCTCCTCAGTTTAGTGGATATAATCAGCATGATTCTCAG GAGTTGCTTGCATTTCTGTTGGATGGTCTGCATGAAGATCTCAATCGCGTGAAGAAGAAACCATATATTGAAGCAAAGGATGCTGATGATCGTCCTGATGAAGAATTTGCTGAAGAATGCTGGAATTACCATAAAGCTCGAAATGACTCCATAATAGTAGATAAGTTCCAG GGGCAATACAAGTCCACCTTAGTCTGTCCAGAATGCAACAAAATCTCTGTTACCTTTGACCCATTCATGTATTTATCGCTACCATTACCCTCAACTGTTACTCGAATGATGACTGTGACCGTATTTAGTGGTACTGGGGATTCTCTTCCCATGCCTTACACTGTTACAGTACCGAAAAATGGAGTTTGCAGAGATCTTTGTAAAGCCCTGAGTGATGCGTGCTGCTTAAAAGAGTCTGAGACGTTGTTACTTGGAGAG GTATATGATTATCGGATATACCGTTATTTCAGTCCATTGGAGCTACTTCATATTATAAAAGATGGTGATCAGCTTGTTGCTTATAAGCTTCCTGCTGGCCATGAAAAACTTTTGAGGATTGAGATCCTACATCGGAATGTGGATAG ATTTACTCCAGAGCCCCAGTTTAATGCTCGGAAGCTCATTGGAAGCCCTCTTGTGACTTGTATTCCCAATGACTCAACAAGAAAAGCTGATATTTATGCGGCTGTCTCTGCGGTTCTGGCTCCATTTGTACGAGCAAAAGTGCATGCTCCAGGTGAGTCTCTGTTGAATGGCAGCAGGCCAAGTCTGGATGGTATTGTACTAAAGGATAATGGAGCCTCATGTGAGAAGGGTCTTTCTACGTCAAATGTGGATGAAGCAACGAGTGATGCTGAGTTTTTGCCGTTTAAGCTTTACTTGAGTGATGATAAAGGTCATATAAGAAATCCTGTAGAAGAAGATTCTGATCACGTTTTTGGTTTGCCCATGAGGCTATTGATGGGTTGGTCTGATAAAGAACATGAAATATATAACCTTAAATACATGGATGATCTTCCTGATGTTTTCAAGCCAGGATTCATGTCAAAGAAAACACGGCAAGAAGCAGTCAACTTATTTTCATGCTTGGATGCTTTTCTGAAGGACGAACCTCTAGGCCCTGATGACATGTG GTACTGTCCTTGCTGCAAGGAGCACAGACAGGCTAGCAAGAAACTCGACTTGTGGAGGTTGCCTGAGATATTGGTGGTCCACTTAAAGAGGTTTTCATACAGCCGTTATATGAAAAATAAGCTTGATACCTTTGTGAACTTTCCAATCCATGATCTCGATATGACCAAGTACGCAAAGCACACATCAGGAGGCGACCAGCCCCACATCTATGAACTCTATGCGGTGATAAATCATTATGGTGGTTTGGGAGGTGGTCACTATTCTGCCTATGCGAAG TTAATAGAAGAAGATAGCTGGTATCACTTCGATGATAGTCATGTCTCCACTGTCAatgaagaggaaacaaggacatcTGCTGCTTATCTGCTCTTCTATCGACGTGTTGATGGCAATTCCTGTGCAATGGCCGATGTTGTTCCAGTCGACACCCATATGGTTGATTCACTTGAGGCATAG